One Sodalinema gerasimenkoae IPPAS B-353 DNA segment encodes these proteins:
- a CDS encoding prohibitin family protein, which yields MKNAQPSPQNLQSIIIGAILAAIAIIGFSSFVVISPGQAGVISILGKARDGALLEGIHFKPPLVSVVDIYDVTVQKFEVPAQSSTKDLQDLTGRFAINFRLDPTRVVEIRRTQGTLQNIVSKVIAPQTQESFKVAAARRTAEESITKRTELKYDFDIALQSRLEKYGVIVLDTSVVDLNFSREFAKAVEEKQIAEQRARRAVYVAQEAEQEAQAEINRARGKAEAQKLLAETLKSQGGRLVLQKEAIQAWREGGAQMPKVLVLGSDSPAVPFLFNLRDMELDAVSSP from the coding sequence TTGAAGAACGCACAGCCAAGCCCCCAGAACTTACAATCGATTATTATCGGGGCCATTCTGGCGGCGATCGCCATTATTGGATTTAGTTCCTTCGTCGTCATCTCTCCCGGCCAAGCGGGAGTCATTAGTATCCTCGGCAAAGCCCGAGATGGTGCCTTGCTAGAGGGAATTCACTTCAAACCCCCCCTGGTGTCCGTCGTGGATATCTATGACGTCACCGTTCAGAAGTTTGAAGTTCCCGCCCAAAGTTCGACTAAAGACCTTCAGGATTTGACGGGACGCTTTGCCATTAACTTCCGTCTCGATCCGACTCGGGTGGTGGAAATTCGCCGCACCCAGGGGACGTTACAGAACATCGTCAGCAAAGTGATTGCCCCGCAAACCCAGGAATCGTTCAAAGTCGCCGCCGCTCGACGCACTGCTGAGGAAAGTATCACCAAACGGACGGAGTTAAAATATGATTTTGACATCGCCCTACAAAGTCGTTTGGAGAAATATGGGGTGATTGTCCTCGATACCAGTGTGGTCGACTTGAACTTCTCGCGGGAGTTTGCCAAAGCGGTTGAAGAGAAACAAATCGCCGAACAGCGGGCCCGCCGAGCGGTCTATGTGGCTCAGGAAGCTGAACAGGAAGCCCAAGCGGAGATTAACCGCGCTCGGGGTAAAGCTGAAGCCCAAAAACTCCTCGCAGAAACTCTGAAATCTCAGGGTGGACGTTTAGTGCTACAAAAAGAAGCTATCCAAGCCTGGCGCGAAGGGGGCGCACAAATGCCGAAAGTGTTAGTGCTTGGCAGTGACTCCCCGGCGGTTCCCTTCTTGTTCAACCTGCGAGATATGGAACTAGACGCTGTATCTAGCCCCTAA